TAATAAAAACTAGATCGAACATGTTTACTCAATACAGACCTATCAACTAAAGAAAAAATCTGGAAGATGTCAATTCAACTAGCACATAGCTAAAAATTGGTAACTAGCAGTTCTGAATCATACAAAACACATCACGTGCAGATGCTATATCAATATTGAACTTGCACCGACCCCcagaaacaaaaaacaaaaacacaGTGAGCACACAACTAAAATGGACACATATTGCTTATGCATGATATGTAAATTGTTTAACAATAATAAGAAAAATACGAGAGAGTGAAGCTATAATTTCGAAAGGAATACAACATACCATTTAACCGTAAACTAGAAAATTATGGATAATAAAATTAACAAATTGGGTGGATGTGGAGTGGCTGAAATTTAGGTCACATGCCTCGTCGAGTGACAAAAGACACAAAACAAAAACCAATAGTATCCTAAGTAGCAATGAGCTTATTCACCTACTAATAACATCATATATAGAAACGCAGCAAACAAGCTTATCCATCCACGTTTCTAAACACTAGCCCTACTGATAGCAACATacgtaacaaaaaaaaagcaacaGTATCCAGAGCAGCAATGACATATTTCATGACAGGGAGAGAGAAGTGGGAGTGAGGGAGGGGAGATCTCTCGGCGAGTGCTTACTGGGAAGTAGATCGGCACTCCTTGAAGTCTCCTCGACCCGACATGGCATTGTTGGCACCCCTGGTAGCAGGACGATGGAATCGAGACTTGCCTCCGTTCGCAGAGGGCTCCTTCTCTTTCTCCCCAACTTGATTTGGGTTTCTCCCTCTaccaaaaaaatcaaaaaaataaacCACCCAGATCAAATAGATTCTTAACGCAAAAAGAGATCCTGTACAaaccatttttcttcttcttgtgcaTCCGCTCCTCTACTACCAACTGAATCAAACCACATCTCTACTGAAAAATCCCTAGAAAAAAATTCCCCAAATTCAGTTTGCTGCAACGAGAAAATGGAAGAGCATCAAACAAATCCATGGAGGAGGGcgtgagggaggaggagggtggggggtcgccggcgtgagggagggcggtggagggaggaggagggtgggggTCGCTGGCTTGAGGGAGggcggtggagggaggaggacgggCGCCTCCTGCGTAGGTGAGAGCGCGAGGGGCTCCCTGGACGAGGAGAGGGCCTCGGCGCGGTGGATGGGGCGGCAAGGCCGAGGATGGAGGTGACGACGCGTTCGCTCGCGATGGCGGGGTCGAGGGACTTGACGCTGATCTAAAGAGAGGCGAGAGAAAAATGGGAGGAGGTGAGAAATACTGAAATGACGGAGGCAACAATGGACGTCCCGAACGGTGGAGGTGGATGGATGGCAGATGGACCGGCCGTGCAGAAGTGCAAGCGTACGGCCGGCTAGTTTGTAGTCTTTACCAATTATTATAGCTACATGTGTCATTTTTGTAAATGAGGTAACTCACCAAAACAAACTCCACTGAAGCGCAAACTCCAAGAAAACCATTGTTGTTGCGAAACAACTCCATGAAAAACTTCCAATAATAGAGCATGCCATCTAAAATTAAAAGTGTCCTTTATAAACTAGGAGGTGGGGGGGGGTGAGGTTGCACTCTGTTAATATTAGTTCTTAGTAGATTCATGCAACTTTCAACAAAGAAGGAACCTCTCAAATATTTGGGCCTACATCATCGGTAGTGCTAAGTTAGCACTGCTAACTTTATaatattacaaaaaaaaaacatgacccACCAACTTTCAGACTCGAATAGTACACTCTAGTGATAGCCTGATAGGGAGATGTAAATGAAGCCACATGGAAGGCAAACCAATTTTTACCTCATATTTCAGAATGCTTTTCATGCATCTCCCTATCTCTGCAGAATGAAACATGGAGTGGTCACCCTAGGCTAATAAACATAAACATGGAAGAAAGAGTCAGGCACATGAAAAGCAATTCTGTTCACAAACTGAAGGTACGACATGAACATGGAGGGGTCACCGAGAGGTATGGGTCGTATGGCAAAGCAACAAACTGACATAAGAGGGATATCAAATCAACCTGGCTGCTAGGGGCACAGACGTACTGAACATGGAAATTTTCTGGAAACCAAGGCACGCCATATACAGTTTGATTATCTTTTTTTCTTCACAACACCTTTGCATATATAAAAACCTTCAACTTTTTTAATTCAaggagaaaatagaaaaaaaatgaaggttATTATACCGAGCATGGCAAAACTCTCCACctttgtatatgtatatgtctCTTATATACTGCCACTATATTCGAGAAGAAAGTCATTTTGGATAAGGTTTGGGTCAAACATTAGaaatataaataataaataatttttaagttgttgagtttcaaATTACAAAAACCATTTGAATagatttttcttgaaaaatactttcataaaaatataaatatatcactttgcgataaatatttttatataaataagaAATCAAAATTAAGCTTTGGAGACCATGTCGCCGTCCAAACGACATCCTTTTCGAGTATGGAAGGAGTATATTATTTTTTGAGTCCCACTATGAAATTTTAAAAGATGTTGTTGCCCACCATTGCAGTGACCATTATCATTTAAATGGTGTTGTTGCCCCGTTTGATATTTTTATATTCTCGATAGTAAGTGCCAGTCGGTCACATACTCACATGAACATTTAATCAGCAAGTGAGGCCACATGGCTGCCAACCTGAACCTTGAGGACTACTAGTATCTATCTAGCTGGGATACAGATAGTGATCGATCATCAGTTCCATTCAGGAGAGCGCCGTTTAATTTGTAACCCGCCGGGAAAATGCACCTCTTGCTTCATGCCAAACAGCCTCTCATGTCAAAAGCAATTCTGAAGAATTTGGATTTCAGTCTTTGCCGCTGCGGAGCCGCATCCTGCTCACGTACGTGTGCCCtgatcctcctgctgctcctcctcatGGTCCCAGGCACCCAGCCCTCTTCTTgctcgggcggcggcagcagggcgCGCGTGCCATGAGGGGGTTAACTGATCGACCGGGGAAGCTGCCCAATACGCCCAATGCAAACCAGATCGATCGGCGAAGCTTGAGCCCCAGGGCACGGTACGAATAGACCGGCGCCGGGACCAgctgccttcttcctccctgcTGGTCTCTTCCAATCGATCCATAGGTCTTGTTGTACCTGCCTGCTGCCTCGAGCCTCGTCGATCCATCGGGTCGCCACTCGCCATTAAAGCCGATGCTTAAAACTGGTCAAGCAAAGCAAGGGGTCTTGCAGCGAGCGGTCTGCTAAACTGTCACGGCTGTTCCTCCAGTCACCCTGTCACCCATCGGTATGGGATCTCCCGTAGCCGTACTGCGCCGTCTGCGTCTTCTCGGTGACGCGATCAGCGAGCGAGAAAGGAGCTCTCctagttgtgtgtgtgtgcgtgtgtgtgtgtgtgtgtgtgtgtgtgtgtgtgtgtgtgtggtgatGAGTTGGACTTTGCATTGGGGAGAAAAGGCATGTCCACTTGGGCTGAgtgttgtttttttaaaaaaaaattgatgggGGGCTGAGTGTTGTTGAAATAAACACTTACTACATACTCCTTAACTGTTGACTCTTGTTGGAGAGGTGGTGATGTCGTGCCACAGGGCCGGTGCACAAGCTTCCCTAATTCGTTGACTTTGGTCAAACTTACCTTCAACATGCATGGACTGATGTGTAGACCTCTTAATTTCCACAAAACATAAAAAAAGTGCTTATATGCATGTAAAAGCTTTCACAACTTTATTGTTGCATTCCGGTCATCAACATGCTTCTCAACACACGAACTGATGCGCGTTCTGTTTAATTTCCACCAAATAACAAAACAAAGTCAAAAACCCGCCACGACGCGTGTAAGCTTCGCCACTTCATGGCATTCCAGTCAAACTTACTCCTCTAATAGTAACTGAGGcgcaaaatatttaattttcacCAAACTAAACAAAATCAAAACCCGCTATGGCGCTACCACTTCATGACATTCTAGTTATAGAACTAAAGATTACCCTCTACGTGCAAGAATGGATCCGTGGACCTTTCAATTTtcacgaaacaaaacaaaatcacAACCCACTACACCGTGCATGTAGCTTCACCTCTTTCCATAGGATTATACTCAAAATTACTTCTGCATGTACGAACCAAAGTGGgactattaaattttctaaaaaaacaaaattacaACTCGCTTTTGGTGAAAGCAAGCTTCACTACTTCATCACACTCGAGTCAAACAGATTTCAGCATGCACAAACGGATACGTAAACCATTTAATTTTTATGGAACAAAAGAATATCAAAACATGCTATGGTGCATTTAAGCTTCATCTCTTCATGGGATTTCAGTCAACTTACTTCCGTTACAACTGGATGCGAGACTATTTAATTTCCACACAACAAAACAAAGTCAAAATTCGCTTCCGTGCATGTAAACTTCACTCTTCATCACACTCCAATCAATATGATTTCATCATGCACAAACGGAGCGCGTAGACTATTTAATTTCcatgaaacaaaagaaaatcagAACACGCTATGGTGCATTTAAGCTGCATCTATTCATGGGATTCCAATATATTCATGGGATTCCAATATAAAACTACTTCCAAATCCATTGGATGCGAGAATATTTAATTTCCATGAAACAAAAACGAATCAAAATCCATTTTCGGTGCATATATGTAAACTTCGTTCACTACTTCATCACCCCCCAATCAATATGATTTCATCATGCACAAACGGATACATAGATTATTTAATTTccacaaaacaaaagaaaatcaaaACATTCTAGGTGCATTTAAGCTCCATCTATTCATGGGATTCCAATCAAAACCTGTTTGCAAATCCATTGGATGAGAGATTATTCAATTTCCATGAAACAAAATAGAATCAAAATTTGCTTATGATACATGTAAACTTCACTACTTCACCACACTCCAATCAATCTGATTTCAGCAGATACGAATGGATGTGCAGGCCATTTAATTTccacaaaaaaagaaaatcaaaacCCACTATGGTGCAATTAAGCTGGACATTTTCAAAGAATTCTAGCAAACTTACTTCTGCATGCCCCAGAAGCAAGTCTATTTaatttctgcaaaaaaaaaatcaaaatctgTATTCAGTGCATGTAAACTTCACTACTTCATCACACTCTAGTCAATATGAATTCAGCATGAATGGACTTATGCTTGGACCATTTAATTTccatgaaagaaaagaaaatcaaaacaCCCGCTACAATGCACTTGAGCCTCACCACTCCATGCAATTCCAGTCAAAACCCGCATTCAGTGCATGTAAACTTCACTACTTCGTCACACTCCAGTCAATATGATTTCAGCATGCATGGACTTATCCTTGGACTATTTAATTTCCATGAAACAAAACAAATGAAACCCACTTTTAATGTAAGGAAATCTCCCTACTTCATCACACTCTAGTCAAACTATTTGCATCATGTACAAACGGATGCACAAGTCATTTAATTTCAACAGAACAAAAGAAAATCAAAACACTCTATGGTGCATTTAAGTTTCACCTCTTCAAGGGATTCGAGTCAACTTATTTTTGTATACATTGGATGCGAGACCATTTAATTTTcattaaagaaaagaaaatcaaaaccAGCTTTCGGTGCATGTAAACGTCACTAACTCGTCACACTGCTGTCAATCTGATTCCACTTGCACAAACGGATGCGTGGACTATTTATAATTTCCATAAAACAAGGGGAAATCAAAGTTGGCCACAGAGCATTTGATCTTCACCTCTTCATAAGATCCCACTCAACTTATTTGGCATATACATTGGATGCGAGACTATTTAATTTTCACGAATCAAAACCCGCTATGGTGCAAGTAAGCTTGACCTTTTCAAAGAATTCCAATCAAACTTACTTCCACATGCCCCATATGCAAGAATATTTAATTtctctaaaaaaacaaaatcaaaAGCTGCATTCAGTGCATGTAAACTACAGTGCTTCATCACACTCCAGTCAATATGATTTCATCATGCATGGACTTGTGCTTGGACCATTTAATTTCcatcaaagaaaagaaaatcaaaacaCCCGCTACAATGCATTTGAGCCTCACCTCTCCATGCACTTCCATCAAAACCCGCATTCGGTGCATGTAAACTTCAATACTTCATCGCACTCTCTTGGACTATTTAATTTCCATGAAACAAAACAAATCAAACCCACTTTTAATGTATGGAAATCTCACTACTTCATCACACTCCAGTCAAACTATTTGCATCATGCACAAACAGATGCACAAATAATTTAATTTCAACAGGACAAAAGAATATCAAAACACTCTATGGTCCATTTAAGTTTCACCTCTCCAAGGGATTCAAGTCAACTTACTTCCGTAtcagggttaacaatttcggtcggaaagaccgaaatttcggtcattTTTCCCGTTTTCGCTACTCACCGGGACAGAAATTTCGGTCCGGAAAATTGTATATTTGAATtccaaattcaaaaatataaaagTCAAATTTTAGTCAAACAAACGAAATTCCAAACAGTAAAAACAAAATTGTTAACCCTGTTCTGTATGCATTGGATGCGAGACTATTTAATTttcacaaaagaaaagaaaaatcaaaaccAACTTTCGGTTCACAATGTGAACGTCGCTACCTCGTCACACTGCTATCAATCTGATTCCACATGCACAAACGGACGCATGGACCATTTATAATTTCCATAAAACAGGGGAAATTCAAAGTTGGCCATAGAGCATTTGATCTTCACCTCTTCATAAGATCCCACTCAACTTATTTGGCATATATCGGATGTGAGACTATTTAATTTTCATGAATCAAAACCCGCTTTCGGTGCCAATAAACTCCACTGTTTCATCACACTCCAGTCAGCATGCACAGCCCGAGGCGCAGGCCACCTTAATTTCCACTGAACAAGACAATACCAACACCCGGTTTTGGTGCATGCAAGTTTCATCGCTTCAATACGCTCCAGTGCAAACCGACTTTGGCGTGCACGCGAACCGATGGGTGGACCATCTCCGCGAAACGGAACAAAATAAATGAGCATTTGCAAAATCGCCACcgttctttttttctcttgcaAGTACACCCCTAAAAATACGAGTTCTTGCGACATTTCTAAAGGTCCCTAATAGCGAAGCTTGCACCACCATTTCCAGGCCGTGACACGTTTGCAGTTCTCCCCTGAAGCAAAAACACGACCATGCCGTTTGGTCCATGTACCGGTGCACCAGGCCAGGGGAGCTGCCGCCGTTCACACCTGACGCTCCCGGAAGCCGGAACAACGGAGGAGCTagctttccttcttcttcttcttctacgtCGAACAAAGACGGCAGTTGATCTCGTCACGCAAGGTTGAAGGCCTCCTAACACGGCCGGAACACGTCGGTGTTGCGCACGACTCCTGTGCCTATCGCCGGCGTACCATGCACCCAGCACACCCGTCCACGCCGAGTCCGCGACCGGCGACAGGGTTGCCGTCAGCGAGGCCATCAATTTCCGTCAGGAAAACAACCCAGAACCGCAGGCACTacgtgcgcgtgcgcgcggccACGCTTTCCGCCCACAGCGCGCCGCGTGCGCGCACTGCACACGGTGAAACCTGCCGCATGCCGTGACACTGGCACGGCGCGATCCGGCCGGCTCTTGTCCGCCCTGGCATGGCGCCGCTAGACCTTGCTACGGCGGTGACACTGGCATGGCGCGCGATCCGGCTCGATCGGCTCGGTCCAGAGCGCGCGGCCCTGATCCTCCATGGCGCGCGCGTACGTGCCCGTGTCGCTAGCTCGCGCGCGgtgacgccggcggcgacgtgcGCGCGCGTGTCGCGGCCCGTGGGCGGCCGGGGTCCCCGTGCAGCGCGTGCGTGGACGtggcgcgcgcggcagcggcagcgtccGGGCGGAGACTAGAGAGGGACAAGCAGACCTGAAACGGGAGGAGGGAGTACTGAGCCTGTTGGTTGCCGTGCTGGCATCACTGGCGGCCCCCGGCCGCGGCGGTCAAACGCAGGGGGGTGGGGGGCCACCGCGGGGGCCGCTTATATAAACGCCCCCCGGGCCCCGGCGGGGCACCGACCGGCCTCACCATCCGGGGTTGGACCCTTGTCTCGCGCACTTCACCGccggggaaagggagagggagggggtcaCTTTCTTCCAGCCGAGCTAGCGAGCACCCAGGGGGCCAGGGGCTCCGGCGGCTGCtgaggagggagggagcgagGGGTGGGGGAGGAGCCATGGGGAGGCCGCCGTGCTGCGAGAAGACCGGGGTGAAGAAGGGGCCGTGGACGCCGGAGGAGGACCTCGTGCTCGTCTCCTACGTGCAGGAGCACGGGCCCGGCAACTGGCGCGCCGTGCCCACCAACACCGGTACATGCTGGGATCTATCCTGTTGGGATCTCTCGTTGCTTCGTTCTTTGTTTGTGCTGGGCGATTCCCTGACTAGCTGGTTTCTGCTGTCCATGGATCCAGGGCTGATGCGCTGCAACAAGAGCTGCCGGCTCCGGTGGACCAACTACCTCCGCCCGGGCATCAAGCGCGGCAACTTCAGCGTCCAGGAGGAGAAGCTCATCATCCACCTCCAGGCGCTGCTCGGCAACAGGTGATTATTCACCGCTTGATTCTTTCCGCTTCCTGTTCCAGATCGGCGCGTGCTCCGCCTCAGGTGACTGATTTCTCGATCGGCAGAGCCCTAACGAGTAACGATCGGCTGTGTTTATTCTTGGTTTGTGCCTGATTGATTAGGTGGGCGGCGATTGCGTCGTACCTCCCGGACCGGACGGACAACGACATCAAGAACTACTGGAACACCCACCTCAAGAAGAAGCTCGGCACGATgggcgccggcggggacggcgccggcggcgccgaggccgcgCGGACCGGCAGGTCGGCCGCGCCCAAGGGGCAGTGGGAGCGCCGCCTGCAGACGGACATCCACACCGCGCGCCAGGCGCTCCGTGAGGCGCTGTCCCTGGACcccgcgctgccgctgccgctgcccccCGCCAAGACGGAGCCGCAGCAGATGCTGATGCAgctgccgcagccggcgccggcgccgcccagcCAGGCGGCGTATGCGTCCAGCGCCGAGAACATCGCGCGCCTGCTGGAGGGCTGGATGCGCCCCGGCACCGGCAGCGCCGGGAAGGCGTCCTCCGGCTCCAGGTCCTCCGCGTCGGCCGTCTCCGGCGGCGAAGGCGCGTCTGCGAGCCACAGCGGCACGGCGCCCACGCCGGAGGGGTCCACCGGGACCAGCAAGGCGGAGGACGCGGGCCCGGTGCCGGCGTTCTCGATGCTGGAGAGCTGGCTGCTCGACGACGGCATGGGGCACGGCGACGCGGGGCTCATGGGCGTGCCGCTCGCCGACCCGTGCGAGTTCTTTtaggaaagaaaaataaatggacAGCATAATAAAAGTGACTGggctggaagaagaagaaaaaacaaaagaaagaagccAGGAACTCGACTCCCTGGTAATCTAGATCGATGCAGCGCAAAACTAGATAGTGTTGATCTAGTTTAcctggctagctaatccagttcctggcttcttcttttttttaggtTTTTGGTCTTAGGGTTTGGAACTGATCTGTTTTATGTAACTATGCAGTAAGTCTGTACTAATCCATGGGCAACTGGTTGGATTAATGGCG
The Panicum virgatum strain AP13 chromosome 6N, P.virgatum_v5, whole genome shotgun sequence genome window above contains:
- the LOC120680126 gene encoding myb-related protein 306-like is translated as MGRPPCCEKTGVKKGPWTPEEDLVLVSYVQEHGPGNWRAVPTNTGLMRCNKSCRLRWTNYLRPGIKRGNFSVQEEKLIIHLQALLGNRWAAIASYLPDRTDNDIKNYWNTHLKKKLGTMGAGGDGAGGAEAARTGRSAAPKGQWERRLQTDIHTARQALREALSLDPALPLPLPPAKTEPQQMLMQLPQPAPAPPSQAAYASSAENIARLLEGWMRPGTGSAGKASSGSRSSASAVSGGEGASASHSGTAPTPEGSTGTSKAEDAGPVPAFSMLESWLLDDGMGHGDAGLMGVPLADPCEFF